One genomic region from Magallana gigas chromosome 3, xbMagGiga1.1, whole genome shotgun sequence encodes:
- the LOC105328461 gene encoding transmembrane protein 185A yields MNLKNIFQDFNPSKFLVFTCLLLFSLLFALRLDNTIEWSYWVIFLPIWIWKLFVIVGASLGSYIWWKHPQYRMEHNSHVQFKAMVICTGMHLLLLMFEFLACNNLEAETHSWILVFIPLMFLSLVSIGICIWAVKNDRSFEMEFFCSVNILQFIFIALRLDKYIDWSWVIVFIPMWIVMCTAMIGVLYVIIFAIITVKSPDIIPQHRRGNISIAIGNSFIVVPLLIFEVLLANRLDGDNHFKYTAITVPLFVSLITMICLSFGSKGGNQWWFGMRKDFCQFLLGVCPFLQEYGNISYSLHKNRQNQEESTTQTTTDTAKKYKLPDVSKVVVPVISIETPD; encoded by the exons tAAGTTCTTGGTCTTCACCTGCCTGCTGCTGTTCTCCCTGCTGTTTGCCCTGAGGTTGGACAACACTATAGAATGGAGCTACTGGGTCATATTTCTTCCAATATGGATCTGGAAACTATTTGTCATAGTCGGAGCTTCCTTAGGAAGCTACATTTGGTGGAAACATCCACAGTATAG AATGGAACACAACAGCCATGTTCAGTTCAAGGCGATGGTGATCTGTACGGGGATGCACCTGCTGCTGCTGATGTTTGAGTTCCTGGCCTGTAACAACCTTGAGGCCGAGACCCACTCCTGGATCCTGGTCTTCATCCCCCTCATGTTCCTGTCCCTCGTCTCCATCGGCATCTGTATCTGGGCCGTCAAAAATGACCGGTCTTTTGAG ATGGAGTTCTTTTGCTCAGTTAACATTCTACAGTTTATATTTATTGCCCTGCGCCTTGATAAATATATAGACTGGAGTTGGGTG ATTGTTTTCATTCCAATGTGGATCGTGATGTGTACGGCTATGATAGGGGTTCTCTACGTCATCATCTTCGCCATTATCACCGTAAAATCTCCTGACATCATTCCTCAGCATCGGCGAGGAAATATTTCAATAGCCATTGGAAATTCCTTCATTGTTGTTCCATTACTAATATTCGAG GTGCTGTTAGCCAATCGTCTGGATGGGGataatcattttaaatacaCTGCCATAACTGTCCCTCTGTTTGTGTCCCTCATAACAATGATATGTCTGTCATTTGGGTCAAAGGGAGGCAACCAGT GGTGGTTCGGAATGCGCAAGGACTTCTGTCAGTTTCTCCTTGGAGTGTGTCCCTTCCTTCAGGAGTATGGTAATATATCATACTCCCTCCACAAAAACCGCCAAAACCAAGAGGAGTCTACCACACAAACCACGACAGACACCGCCAAAAAATACAAGCTTCCCGACGTCTCCAAAGTAGTGGTGCCGGTCATTTCTATAGAAACACCAGATTAA